A part of Syngnathus acus chromosome 20, fSynAcu1.2, whole genome shotgun sequence genomic DNA contains:
- the mettl4 gene encoding N(6)-adenine-specific methyltransferase METTL4 isoform X1 encodes MSVVVEDTHGWLLDACSLIDQDYVRCFRQHGELKSEFEARFKRQYFRILKRHGDGNHNNNNEISNIIHKTSVHAENQEVFQLPKSATKKRKRKRSELNQGELDSKAFHEKVRSVILDGTKSLVESATLLGYLHKGADAQTDSLLCAECNLASLCDMAKELPLMDDEDPESCVQLLDASSGTSHLDLFSSVTENPAEQAAVTMLMGEEYVIPPRAAFLLSDFSRMHPLLRYGHKFDVIVMDPPWENKSAKRSRRYACLPSSQLKRLPIPQLASLNSLVVTWVTNRPSHLRFVRHELYPHWGVEAVAQWFWVKVTADGQFVFPLDSLHKKPYEVLILGRYRGHSSPSERCVGGVTPVQDQRLIVSIPSILHSHKPSLAEVLKPYMKADGECLELFARSLRAGWTSWGNEVLRFQHSSYFTLAPPEGRSGPATRDF; translated from the exons ATGTCGGTGGTGGTAGAGGACACACACGGGTGGTTGTTGGACGCCTGCTCGCTCATCGACCAGGATTACGTGCGCTGCTTTCGACAGCATGGCGAGCTCAAGTCAGAATTCGAGGCACGCTTTAAAAGGCAATACTTCCGGATTTTAAAACGTCATGGCGATGGCAAtcataacaacaacaatgaaatCAGTAATATTATACATAAGACTTCTGTGCATGCAGAAAACCAGGAAGTTTTTCAGCTGCCCAAGAGCGCTACAAAG AAGCGGAAGCGAAAGCGCAGTGAGCTCAACCAAGGAGAGCTCGATTCCAAGGCCTTTCATGAGAAG GTCCGATCTGTCATCCTGGACGGAACCAAGTCCTTAGTGGAGTCTGCCACACTTTTGGGCTACCTGCATAAAGGGGCGGATGCTCAGACGGACTCCCTACTCTGTGCAGAGTGCAACCTGGCGAGTTTGTGCGACATGGCCAAAGAACTTCCTCTGATGGACGATGAGGACCCAGAAAGCTGCGTCCAGTTACTTGACGCCAGTAGCGGCACGTCCCATCTGGACTTGTTCTCCAGCGTGACGGAGAACCCAGCAGAACAGGCGGCGGTGACGATGCTGATGGGGGAGGAGTACGTTATCCCGCCGCGTGCGGCCTTCCTGCTCTCGGATTTCTCCCGGATGCACCCGCTCCTCCGAT ATGGACACAAGTTTGACGTCATCGTCATGGATCCACCATGGGAAAACAAGTCTGCCAAAAGGAGTCGTAG GTACGCTTGTCTGCCTTCATCTCAGTTGAAAAGACTCCCCATCCCTCAGTTGGCATCCCTCAATAGTCTGGTGGTCACCTGGGTGACCAACCGACCCAGCCACCTGCGCTTCGTCCGCCACGAGCTGTACCCGCACTGGGGGGTGGAGGCCGTGGCCCAGTGGTTCTGGGTCAAG GTGACCGCAGATGGCCAGTTTGTCTTTCCGCTGGATTCACTGCACAAAAAACCGTACGAGGTGCTGATCCTGGGGCGATATCGCGGACATTCAAg CCCCTCAGAGCGTTGCGTCGGCGGCGTCACCCCCGTGCAAGATCAGCGGCTGATTGTCAGCATCCCCTCGATTCTTCACTCCCACAAACCGTCACTGGCAG AGGTGCTGAAACCGTACATGAAAGCGGACGGCGAGTGCCTGGAGCTGTTTGCCCGAAGCTTGCGAGCGGGTTGGACCAGCTGGGGCAACGAGGTTCTCCGTTTCCAACACAGCAGCTACTTCACGCTAGCGCCGCCCGAGGGCCGCTCCGGACCAGCGACGCGGgacttttaa
- the mettl4 gene encoding N(6)-adenine-specific methyltransferase METTL4 isoform X2, which produces MSVVVEDTHGWLLDACSLIDQDYVRCFRQHGELKSEFEARFKRQYFRILKRHGDGNHNNNNEISNIIHKTSVHAENQEVFQLPKSATKKRKRSELNQGELDSKAFHEKVRSVILDGTKSLVESATLLGYLHKGADAQTDSLLCAECNLASLCDMAKELPLMDDEDPESCVQLLDASSGTSHLDLFSSVTENPAEQAAVTMLMGEEYVIPPRAAFLLSDFSRMHPLLRYGHKFDVIVMDPPWENKSAKRSRRYACLPSSQLKRLPIPQLASLNSLVVTWVTNRPSHLRFVRHELYPHWGVEAVAQWFWVKVTADGQFVFPLDSLHKKPYEVLILGRYRGHSSPSERCVGGVTPVQDQRLIVSIPSILHSHKPSLAEVLKPYMKADGECLELFARSLRAGWTSWGNEVLRFQHSSYFTLAPPEGRSGPATRDF; this is translated from the exons ATGTCGGTGGTGGTAGAGGACACACACGGGTGGTTGTTGGACGCCTGCTCGCTCATCGACCAGGATTACGTGCGCTGCTTTCGACAGCATGGCGAGCTCAAGTCAGAATTCGAGGCACGCTTTAAAAGGCAATACTTCCGGATTTTAAAACGTCATGGCGATGGCAAtcataacaacaacaatgaaatCAGTAATATTATACATAAGACTTCTGTGCATGCAGAAAACCAGGAAGTTTTTCAGCTGCCCAAGAGCGCTACAAAG AAGCGAAAGCGCAGTGAGCTCAACCAAGGAGAGCTCGATTCCAAGGCCTTTCATGAGAAG GTCCGATCTGTCATCCTGGACGGAACCAAGTCCTTAGTGGAGTCTGCCACACTTTTGGGCTACCTGCATAAAGGGGCGGATGCTCAGACGGACTCCCTACTCTGTGCAGAGTGCAACCTGGCGAGTTTGTGCGACATGGCCAAAGAACTTCCTCTGATGGACGATGAGGACCCAGAAAGCTGCGTCCAGTTACTTGACGCCAGTAGCGGCACGTCCCATCTGGACTTGTTCTCCAGCGTGACGGAGAACCCAGCAGAACAGGCGGCGGTGACGATGCTGATGGGGGAGGAGTACGTTATCCCGCCGCGTGCGGCCTTCCTGCTCTCGGATTTCTCCCGGATGCACCCGCTCCTCCGAT ATGGACACAAGTTTGACGTCATCGTCATGGATCCACCATGGGAAAACAAGTCTGCCAAAAGGAGTCGTAG GTACGCTTGTCTGCCTTCATCTCAGTTGAAAAGACTCCCCATCCCTCAGTTGGCATCCCTCAATAGTCTGGTGGTCACCTGGGTGACCAACCGACCCAGCCACCTGCGCTTCGTCCGCCACGAGCTGTACCCGCACTGGGGGGTGGAGGCCGTGGCCCAGTGGTTCTGGGTCAAG GTGACCGCAGATGGCCAGTTTGTCTTTCCGCTGGATTCACTGCACAAAAAACCGTACGAGGTGCTGATCCTGGGGCGATATCGCGGACATTCAAg CCCCTCAGAGCGTTGCGTCGGCGGCGTCACCCCCGTGCAAGATCAGCGGCTGATTGTCAGCATCCCCTCGATTCTTCACTCCCACAAACCGTCACTGGCAG AGGTGCTGAAACCGTACATGAAAGCGGACGGCGAGTGCCTGGAGCTGTTTGCCCGAAGCTTGCGAGCGGGTTGGACCAGCTGGGGCAACGAGGTTCTCCGTTTCCAACACAGCAGCTACTTCACGCTAGCGCCGCCCGAGGGCCGCTCCGGACCAGCGACGCGGgacttttaa
- the emilin2b gene encoding EMILIN-2, whose amino-acid sequence MQNYFICVLPLALLLTSAQVSQGTPFRHGGAHSTSEMRQRNKNWCAHVVHKNVSCAVVAGSESFAQPEFLPCPPEMINCAPHVIYRTHFRPTYKLDYKTVTELQWRCCPGYQGHDCMEVKIGIKLPEQNTENLLPISSGRISPKPTEQGDRPGNHPWRGPSGDPRLEDEVQRLSQMVLDMQARITDMSSNLRLDFQEDASKMLAVLLEQTRQPPQPASARGAETRTMDLLSVDDLVNKISLLESRIDTWNHLEERVNRHDGQIQHLIEEPPSLPSQGDLRAYVDENIRALRKELMEGMDIKLADLKNSCDYKIMSMHHECEDQEEHFLSLTERIDSNENQLHQQIQELKNELKESQTRLIPDWLVDKVEGLANCSVMDRVNSLDFGLSKANLTILEKSQKTTWEKLRDIENHVWSMESLRGELIAVKDRVGVLEDLECSRFLAGARAVSDVTQLKIEGCRKVQNPIVDVARDLQIRTGITADIAGAPLAVPPQTSSGPRGRMTLSSKLPKGTHGSMAPVLGFAGAPAAPTKLAEPLPHAPPPILDVVAQHKGEISFSAGLTSPPAHGEAGVVRFDAVLVNDGGHYDPRTGVFTAPMDGRYLLSAVLAALPGIKMEAVLSVDRRIIHRLESTAGTTPEPSPGLCAPASLTLVVPMRRGERATVALTSGKLADADSAHIQSSFSGVLLYPSHQ is encoded by the exons ATGCAGAATTATTTTATCTGCGTCCTGCCTCTTGCCCTGCTTTTAACAAGCGCACAAGTTTCACAAGGAACCCCCTTCCGACATGGGGGCGCGCACTCGACCTCCGAAATGCGCCAAAGAAACAA AAACTGGTGCGCACACGTCGTGCACAAGAACGTCAGCTGTGCCGTGGTGGCCGGATCGGAGAGTTTTGCGCAGCCGGAGTTTCTGCCTTGTCCACCGGAGATGATCAACTGTGCACCTCACGTCAT ATACCGGACTCACTTCAGGCCCACGTACAAGTTGGACTACAAGACGGTGACAGAGCTGCAGTGGAGGTGCTGCCCGGGCTACCAAGGCCACGACTGCATGGAGGTGAAAATTGGCATCAAGCTACCAGAGCAAAACACCGAAAATCTGCTACCGATATCATCTGGACGCATTTCACCCAAGCCTACGGAGCAGGGGGATCGCCCAGGGAATCATCCGTGGCGAGGTCCCAGTGGTGATCCTCGCCTTGAGGATGAGGTGCAGCGGCTCTCCCAGATGGTTCTGGACATGCAGGCCAGGATAACTGACATGTCCTCCAACCTGAGGCTGGACTTCCAGGAGGACGCAAGCAAAATGCTAGCCGTGCTACTGGAACAGACGCGACAGCCCCCCCAGCCCGCCAGTGCCAGAGGTGCCGAGACCAGGACCATGGACTTGCTCTCAGTGGATGATCTTGTGAACAAGATCAGCCTCTTGGAGAGCAGAATTGACACCTGGAACCATCTGGAGGAACGTGTCAACCGACATGACGGGCAAATTCAGCATCTAATAGAGGAACCACCTTCCCTCCCGTCCCAGGGTGACCTGCGGGCCTACGTGGATGAGAACATCCGCGCTTTGAGGAAAGAGCTGATGGAAGGCATGGATATCAAGCTGGCTGACCTGAAGAACTCGTGCGACTACAAGATCATGTCCATGCACCACGAGTGCGAAGACCAGGAGGAGCATTTCCTCAGTTTGACCGAGCGCATAGACTCCAACGAAAACCAACTCCACCAACAAATCCAGGAGCTGAAAAACGAGCTGAAAGAGTCGCAAACCAGACTGATTCCGGACTGGCTTGTGGACAAAGTCGAAGGCCTAGCGAACTGTTCTGTGATGGACAGAGTGAACTCCTTGGACTTTGGACTCTCCAAGGCAAACCTGACAATCTTGGAGAAGAGTCAAAAGACCACTTGGGAGAAGCTTCGAGACATTGAGAACCATGTTTGGAGCATGGAGAGCCTACGGGGCGAACTGATCGCCGTCAAAGACCGCGTGGGGGTGCTGGAGGACCTCGAGTGCAGCAGGTTTCTGGCCGGAGCCCGGGCAGTCAGCGATGTGACGCAGTTGAAGATCGAGGGCTGCCGGAAGGTCCAGAACCCAATCGTGGACGTAGCGAGGGATCTTCAGATCCGGACGG GCATAACGGCGGACATAGCGGGAGCTCCTCTGGCGGTGCCCCCGCAGACGTCGTCGGGACCCCGGGGGAGAATGACGTTGTCGTCCAAGCTTCCCAAAGGGACGCACGGAAGCATGGCTCCCGTGCTCGGCTTCGCCGGAGCGCCGG CTGCGCCGACTAAACTGGCTGAGCCGCTCCCACACGCACCTCCCCCGATTTTGG ATGTGGTCGCACAGCACAAAGGGGAAATCTCCTTCTCCGCCGGCCTCACGTCGCCGCCCGCTCACGGCGAGGCGGGCGTCGTCCGATTCGACGCCGTGCTGGTCAACGATGGAGGCCACTACGACCCCAGGACAG GTGTCTTCACGGCGCCCATGGACGGCCGATACCTTTTGAGCGCCGTGCTCGCCGCTCTGCCCGGAATCAAAATGGAGGCGGTCCTGTCGGTGGACCGGCGCATCATCCACAGGTTGGAGTCCACGGCGGGGACAACCCCCGAGCCGTCCCCCGGCCTCTGCGCCCCTGCCTCGCTCACCCTGGTGGTGCCCATGAGGCGGGGCGAGCGGGCGACAGTGGCGCTGACGAGCGGGAAGCTCGCAGACGCAGACTCCGCCCACATCCAGTCGTCCTTCAGTGGCGTCCTGCTCTACCCGTCTCATCAGTAG